The uncultured Desulfuromonas sp. genome has a segment encoding these proteins:
- a CDS encoding TOBE domain-containing protein, with protein sequence MREIDETVGLTGHLWLQKADKPFVGQDRIRLLEKIDQLGSMNKAAKSLGISYRSAWDAVNLINNLSDAPLVEKASGGKGGGGAYLTESGRDLVRKYQFLQQEHQSFLATLEEKLGDLSGLENFLDRVTMKVSARNVFYGTVSQVSNGTVHVEVTLTLKGGSLLKAIVTRRAVDSLGLREGQPAYALVQAGSVVVADDMAGFRVSAGNFFKGTVSRLHGGLVNTEVDIEIPGGDTISAVVTLESAQRMGLQAGNRACVFFKASQVILGVR encoded by the coding sequence ATGAGAGAAATAGATGAAACGGTTGGCCTGACAGGACATCTTTGGCTGCAAAAAGCCGATAAGCCCTTTGTTGGCCAGGATAGAATCCGCCTGCTGGAAAAAATTGATCAGCTGGGTTCTATGAATAAAGCGGCCAAGTCACTTGGGATCAGTTATCGAAGTGCCTGGGATGCGGTCAATCTGATCAACAACCTTTCCGATGCCCCTTTGGTCGAGAAGGCCAGTGGCGGCAAAGGGGGCGGAGGTGCCTATCTGACCGAATCAGGGCGGGATCTTGTGCGGAAATACCAATTTCTGCAGCAGGAACATCAATCTTTTCTTGCGACTCTGGAGGAAAAGCTTGGCGATTTGAGCGGCTTGGAGAACTTTCTTGATCGGGTGACCATGAAGGTCAGTGCCCGTAACGTCTTTTACGGCACGGTGAGTCAGGTCTCCAATGGTACCGTTCATGTTGAAGTCACCTTGACGCTTAAGGGCGGTTCTCTGTTGAAGGCGATTGTCACACGCCGTGCCGTCGATTCTTTGGGATTACGGGAAGGGCAACCGGCTTATGCCCTCGTGCAGGCAGGATCCGTCGTCGTTGCTGACGACATGGCCGGTTTTCGCGTGAGTGCCGGCAATTTTTTTAAGGGGACGGTCAGCCGATTACACGGCGGCTTGGTCAATACGGAAGTGGATATAGAAATTCCCGGCGGTGACACGATCAGTGCGGTGGTCACCCTTGAGAGTGCGCAACGTATGGGACTGCAGGCCGGGAACCGGGCTTGTGTGTTTTTCAAGGCCTCGCAGGTCATTCTCGGCGTGCGTTGA
- a CDS encoding alpha/beta fold hydrolase, giving the protein MTPYSPPFYLRNGHLQTIYPTLFRKLSCPAYQRERITTPDNDFLDLDWACVGGEALVILCHGLEGNSTRDYIKGMVKAVNVQGIDALAWNYRGCSGEPNRRKIMYHNGATYDLDTVVHHAVATGRYAHIFLIGFSMGGNLALLYAGQQAENIHPLICGIVGFSVPCELGHSSRALEHPACTIYMKRFLIKLHKKLQFKNSQYPEAIPINNYHQIKTFKQFDDRYTAPLHGFANAQDYWHRCSCNRHLPRIHVPSLIVNALDDPFLIDDCYPRNLVKTNPCLTLETPRHGGHVGFMLPGQTYWSEQRALSFIHQQLNSLSITD; this is encoded by the coding sequence ATGACACCCTATTCCCCACCCTTTTACCTGCGAAACGGTCATCTGCAGACCATCTACCCGACCCTGTTTCGCAAACTCAGTTGTCCAGCGTATCAGCGCGAACGGATCACCACCCCGGACAATGACTTTCTTGACCTTGACTGGGCATGCGTTGGCGGGGAGGCGCTGGTTATTCTCTGTCATGGTCTGGAAGGCAATTCGACTCGTGACTACATTAAAGGGATGGTTAAGGCGGTCAACGTGCAGGGCATCGATGCCCTGGCGTGGAATTATCGCGGCTGCAGCGGCGAACCGAATCGGCGAAAAATTATGTACCATAACGGCGCCACGTACGACCTGGACACCGTGGTACACCATGCCGTAGCCACGGGACGCTATGCGCATATTTTCCTGATCGGTTTTTCCATGGGCGGCAATCTGGCCCTGCTCTACGCCGGGCAGCAGGCCGAAAACATCCATCCACTCATCTGCGGAATCGTTGGCTTTTCCGTGCCCTGTGAGCTGGGTCACAGCAGCCGGGCGCTGGAGCATCCGGCCTGCACCATCTACATGAAACGCTTTCTGATCAAGTTGCACAAAAAGCTTCAGTTCAAAAACAGCCAGTACCCGGAAGCCATCCCCATCAACAACTACCATCAGATCAAAACCTTCAAGCAGTTTGATGATCGTTACACGGCCCCATTGCACGGCTTTGCAAACGCACAAGACTACTGGCATCGCTGCAGCTGCAATCGTCATTTGCCACGCATCCACGTCCCCAGCCTGATCGTTAATGCGTTGGACGATCCGTTTCTCATCGACGACTGTTATCCTCGCAACCTGGTCAAAACCAACCCCTGCCTGACCCTGGAAACACCTCGCCATGGCGGACACGTCGGTTTTATGCTGCCGGGACAGACCTATTGGTCGGAACAGCGCGCTCTGTCTTTTATCCACCAACAGCTTAATTCGCTCTCCATCACTGACTGA
- a CDS encoding DUF1656 domain-containing protein translates to MEQVLDLYGVYLPTLTGLALIAYALNSSLKRVLIRFDIYRFIWHPPLFNTASYLIILWALSALTRIN, encoded by the coding sequence ATGGAACAAGTTCTCGATCTTTATGGCGTCTACCTGCCGACACTCACCGGGCTGGCTTTGATCGCTTATGCTCTCAACAGTTCTCTTAAACGTGTGCTGATCCGTTTCGATATCTACCGTTTTATCTGGCATCCGCCGTTGTTCAATACCGCCAGCTATCTCATTATTTTGTGGGCACTCTCTGCCCTGACAAGGATAAATTGA
- a CDS encoding FUSC family protein, with amino-acid sequence MTQRAPFRPTVQQVVFSLKTFSAAMLAYYIALRFDLPRPFWAVVTVYVVAHPLTGVTTSKAHYRLFGTIIGGIATVILVPLLVASPFLLTLAIGTWIGLCLFFSLLDPTPRSYVFMLAGYTLAITGFMLTSTPEDSFLYAVSRVEEIGIGLVCSAVINRVVLPLPAGDVVLRQITAWMTDATRLTIDSLDLHSNAETTLKDRQKLAADVRELGQFISHLSYDTSKLNNLADLVRLLQWRMTRLLPSLSTLHDRMMALKSDQGCLSKDIQQLIRQVALWVKSTGETNTPERDVPTTRQLRQAITAIEQRHCGQNWCDLLTVNFCQHLRLLIKSWTDCASLHKAIIGNKQQRRFRWQRSARLLDRARHQHRDYGMAFLSAITVVIATSVATLFWIASGWREGVGIAQLAAIFCCLFATLDDPVPLIRKFATFTALSIAIAACYQLAIFPRVDSFLTLSAALGLSLIPAGLLVAMPAFSVIGAIVSVNIPMALTLQSHLNADFATFANANIATLIGFAIAGITTAIVRSIGAETSAKRLLKNSWHDLEKLATAQRLEQIRPFSQRQMDRLALMVPRLAVLPPDSSLAASDFFRDLRMGLNMMELHKHKKRLSPDLLRRIDEILSCLAAHYQNKRHEGYTHPEDDSHLVRLLDQTLAESFRFLSPRSRVVQALIGLRRGLDALPPICSRTTAEKAYS; translated from the coding sequence ATGACCCAACGCGCACCATTTCGCCCCACCGTTCAACAAGTTGTTTTTTCGCTGAAAACATTCTCTGCTGCGATGCTGGCCTACTACATTGCCCTGCGCTTTGATCTGCCGCGCCCGTTTTGGGCCGTGGTCACGGTCTATGTGGTCGCCCATCCGTTGACCGGGGTAACGACATCCAAAGCCCATTACCGGCTGTTCGGCACCATCATCGGCGGCATCGCCACGGTGATTCTTGTCCCGTTGCTGGTCGCTTCACCATTCCTGCTCACCCTGGCCATCGGCACATGGATCGGGCTGTGTCTGTTTTTCAGTCTGCTCGACCCGACACCACGCTCCTACGTGTTCATGCTGGCAGGCTATACCCTGGCGATTACCGGCTTCATGCTGACCAGCACCCCGGAAGACTCTTTTCTCTATGCCGTCTCTCGGGTTGAAGAGATCGGCATCGGACTGGTCTGTTCCGCTGTGATCAACCGGGTTGTGCTCCCCCTGCCGGCCGGTGACGTGGTTCTGCGCCAGATCACTGCCTGGATGACCGATGCGACCCGTTTGACCATCGACAGTCTGGATCTGCACAGCAATGCCGAAACCACCCTGAAGGACCGGCAAAAGCTGGCCGCAGATGTCCGGGAATTGGGTCAATTTATCTCCCATCTGTCGTACGATACCTCCAAGCTCAACAACCTGGCGGATCTTGTCCGTTTATTGCAGTGGCGCATGACGCGTCTACTCCCGTCACTGTCGACACTGCATGACCGCATGATGGCCCTGAAATCCGATCAGGGCTGCCTGTCAAAAGATATCCAGCAGCTGATCCGTCAGGTGGCACTCTGGGTTAAATCGACAGGTGAAACAAACACTCCCGAGAGAGATGTTCCCACCACGCGTCAATTGCGTCAGGCCATCACGGCAATTGAACAAAGGCATTGCGGACAGAACTGGTGTGACCTGCTCACCGTCAACTTCTGCCAGCACCTGCGCCTGTTGATCAAAAGCTGGACGGACTGTGCCTCGCTGCACAAGGCCATCATTGGTAACAAACAACAAAGGCGTTTCAGATGGCAACGTTCGGCACGTTTACTCGACCGTGCCCGCCATCAGCATCGTGATTACGGCATGGCGTTTCTGTCGGCGATTACCGTGGTGATTGCAACCAGTGTGGCGACCCTGTTCTGGATCGCCAGTGGCTGGCGGGAAGGCGTCGGAATCGCCCAGTTGGCGGCAATCTTCTGCTGTCTGTTTGCCACGCTGGATGACCCGGTGCCACTGATTCGTAAGTTCGCCACGTTCACCGCCCTGTCCATCGCCATCGCCGCCTGTTATCAACTGGCGATTTTCCCACGCGTTGACAGTTTCCTGACGTTGTCTGCCGCCCTTGGCCTATCATTGATTCCGGCGGGACTGCTGGTAGCCATGCCGGCTTTCAGCGTGATCGGTGCCATTGTCAGCGTCAACATCCCGATGGCGCTGACGCTGCAAAGCCACCTCAATGCCGACTTCGCCACGTTTGCCAACGCCAATATCGCCACACTGATCGGCTTTGCCATCGCCGGGATCACTACGGCCATCGTCCGCTCCATCGGCGCTGAAACCAGTGCCAAACGATTACTGAAGAACAGCTGGCACGATCTGGAAAAACTGGCGACCGCCCAACGGCTGGAACAGATTCGTCCGTTCTCACAACGGCAGATGGATCGCCTGGCCTTGATGGTTCCGCGTCTGGCGGTCCTGCCACCGGACTCATCGCTGGCGGCGAGTGATTTTTTTCGCGACCTGCGGATGGGACTGAACATGATGGAACTTCACAAACATAAAAAACGCTTATCCCCTGACCTGCTTCGCAGAATTGACGAAATTCTCAGCTGTCTGGCCGCGCATTATCAGAACAAACGGCACGAGGGTTACACCCACCCGGAAGATGATAGTCATCTGGTTCGCCTGCTCGATCAGACATTGGCCGAATCTTTCCGCTTCTTATCACCACGTTCGCGTGTCGTTCAGGCTCTGATCGGATTGCGCCGCGGTCTTGATGCACTGCCGCCTATATGTTCAAGAACAACCGCTGAAAAGGCTTACTCATAA
- a CDS encoding HlyD family secretion protein, producing MKNTPAFGRILFTLVMVVCAGMLSLHLWDYYMEAPWTRDGRICVDVVNLSSDISGLVSDVLVQDNQPVHKGDVLFRVDRSRFELAFEQTKARVSSTQAELKLAQSNLDRYQKLLATAAVPRQQLEQVETAHKQAIAAYDQARADYDLAAYNLKCTEIKAPVNGIVTNLSLWPGSYVKAGESAIALINTDSFYVAGYFEEIKLERIHIGDSAIISPMGSPLTLDGHVESITYGIKDRERGQDSLLVDINPTFSWVRLAQRIPVRIHLDSVPQSVRLVAGRTVSVAIVEGSDS from the coding sequence ATGAAAAATACTCCCGCTTTCGGACGCATCCTCTTCACTCTGGTCATGGTTGTCTGTGCAGGTATGCTCAGTCTGCATTTATGGGATTACTATATGGAGGCGCCCTGGACACGCGATGGACGCATCTGCGTTGATGTCGTCAACCTCTCCTCCGACATATCCGGCCTTGTGAGTGATGTCCTGGTGCAGGACAATCAACCGGTCCACAAAGGCGATGTCCTGTTTCGAGTGGATCGATCCCGTTTTGAATTGGCTTTTGAACAGACCAAAGCCCGGGTGTCAAGCACCCAGGCGGAACTGAAACTGGCTCAAAGCAACCTGGATCGTTATCAGAAGCTACTGGCCACCGCAGCGGTGCCCCGTCAACAACTCGAACAGGTTGAAACAGCTCACAAACAAGCGATTGCCGCCTATGATCAAGCGCGGGCCGATTATGATCTGGCCGCTTATAATCTCAAGTGCACTGAAATCAAAGCCCCGGTCAACGGCATTGTCACCAACCTGTCGTTATGGCCGGGAAGCTATGTCAAAGCCGGTGAATCGGCCATTGCCCTGATCAATACGGACTCATTCTATGTGGCGGGATATTTTGAGGAGATCAAGCTCGAACGGATTCACATCGGAGACAGCGCCATCATCTCACCGATGGGCAGCCCCCTGACACTCGACGGTCATGTGGAAAGTATCACCTACGGCATTAAAGACCGCGAACGCGGACAGGATAGCCTGCTGGTGGATATCAATCCCACCTTCTCCTGGGTACGACTGGCACAACGGATTCCGGTTCGTATCCATCTCGACAGTGTTCCCCAATCGGTGCGACTGGTTGCAGGGAGAACGGTCAGTGTTGCCATTGTCGAAGGTAGCGACTCCTGA
- a CDS encoding MarR family transcriptional regulator has product MKTTDIKRWAALSPLIVAVGHAWKRRVNQELTNHNISTATALPIIMLMRQEKPMRQCELAEVLGIEGPSLVRIIDGMEQSGFVERITDPSDRRARLLVLGDDGHNVGAEVEKILADLRMTMLADADPDDVDATIRVLTLLANRLGASPLDPAQT; this is encoded by the coding sequence ATGAAAACTACAGACATCAAACGCTGGGCGGCGCTATCTCCACTGATTGTGGCTGTCGGCCACGCCTGGAAACGCCGCGTCAATCAGGAATTGACCAATCACAACATCTCAACGGCTACCGCCTTGCCGATCATCATGCTGATGCGTCAGGAAAAACCGATGAGGCAATGTGAACTGGCCGAGGTGCTCGGCATCGAAGGGCCGTCACTGGTGCGTATCATCGACGGCATGGAGCAAAGCGGTTTCGTCGAACGGATTACCGACCCTTCCGACCGCCGGGCCCGCCTGTTGGTCCTGGGCGATGACGGACATAACGTCGGTGCCGAAGTGGAAAAAATCCTTGCCGATCTGCGCATGACCATGCTGGCGGATGCCGACCCGGATGATGTCGATGCCACCATTCGTGTCCTCACCCTGCTGGCCAATCGGCTGGGAGCTTCCCCTCTGGATCCGGCCCAGACATGA